The Ignavibacteria bacterium genomic sequence AAAATGAATGAAAAAATTTCTCTCATTCCTCTTGACCGTTGCGAAGGAGTTACTACAAAAAATCTCAAGTACGCATTAAAAAACGGAGTGTTGGAACTTGGAATCCGGGATGGAATTAGTAACGAAGCAGTAAACTCCAGCGTATCGCTTTCATTGAAAAAAGGAACATTGTTGCTTTATCGTTTTCATACAACGGCGTAGTATAAAAAAATTTCATTTCGTTCCCTACCGAATATATTTTTCGATGAATATTTCTGAACTTGTCGCTGTTGTTCTTGGATTGGCATCGGTCTATTTGGTCATCAGACAAAACGTTATGTGTTTTCCGTTGGGAATCATTTCTGTTGCATTGTATGTATTTATTTTTTACAACGTTCAATTATATGCGGACATGGGATTACAAGTGGCTTTTATCATTTTGCAGTTCTATGGATGGTGCCAATGGCTATATGGAGGCAAACAAAAAACGGCGTTAAAAGTTTCTTCGTCATCGTGGAAAATAAACATCGTTCTTTCAGTTATTGTTCTGTTCACAACATTTTCGCTCGGATGGATATTGCACAAAAAAACCGATGCGGCTCTTCCCTATTGGGATTCGTTTCAAACTTCTTTGAGTCTTGCAGGACAATGGATGTCTGCGCGAAAATACATCGGGAATTGGTTCGTATGGATATTGGTGAACTGCATCAGCGTGTGGATGTACTATGTTAAAGATTTGCA encodes the following:
- a CDS encoding nicotinamide mononucleotide transporter — translated: MNISELVAVVLGLASVYLVIRQNVMCFPLGIISVALYVFIFYNVQLYADMGLQVAFIILQFYGWCQWLYGGKQKTALKVSSSSWKINIVLSVIVLFTTFSLGWILHKKTDAALPYWDSFQTSLSLAGQWMSARKYIGNWFVWILVNCISVWMYYVKDLHFTMLLYIVYLLLAVIGWIEWTRQTKIVHTVQ